In Alkalihalobacterium alkalinitrilicum, a genomic segment contains:
- the parE gene encoding DNA topoisomerase IV subunit B, translating to MATKQKLEYNDDAIQVLEGLEAVRKRPGMYIGSTDSRGLHHLVYEILDNAVDEALAGYGDYIKVTIHKDNSISVTDDGRGMPTGMHKLGKPTPEVILTVLHAGGKFGQGGYATSGGLHGVGASVVNALSEWLVVEIKRDGKIYRQRFEHGGKPVTTLEKVGTTKKTGTKIHFKPDTSMFSVTTFNFETLTERLREAAFLLKGLKIELVDERKDKEATETFHYENGIQAFVEYLNEDKETLMPVFFFNGEQNEIDIEFAFQFNDAYTENVLSFVNNVRTKDGGTHEAGAKTAMTRAFNEYARKAKLLKDRDKNLDGSDIREGFTAIISVRVPEEKLQFEGQTKGKLGTPDARSAVDAIVSEKLAYFFEENPDLSTMLIKKSIKASQAREAARKAREEARSGKKSKKKDVLLSGKLTPAQSKNPSRNELYLVEGDSAGGSAKQGRDRKFQAILPLRGKVINTEKAKLDDIMKNEEIRTIIHAIGAGVGADFSIEDINYDKVVIMTDADTDGAHIQVLLLTFFYRYMKPLIEAGKVYIALPPLYKVSKGTGKKEVLEYAWDESELQQAIKKIGKGYTIQRYKGLGEMNATQLWETTMDPDTRTLIRVKIDDIARAEKRVSTLMGDKVEPRRKWIESHVAFGLEEETNILENENIMVTKED from the coding sequence TTGGCGACTAAACAGAAATTAGAATACAATGATGATGCCATACAGGTACTAGAAGGCTTAGAAGCCGTCCGTAAACGCCCTGGAATGTACATTGGTAGTACTGACAGTCGCGGATTACACCATTTAGTTTATGAAATTCTAGATAACGCAGTAGACGAAGCATTAGCTGGCTACGGTGATTATATAAAAGTTACGATACATAAAGATAACTCGATTAGCGTTACTGATGATGGTCGCGGAATGCCTACGGGGATGCATAAACTGGGCAAACCGACACCTGAAGTCATTCTTACTGTTTTACATGCTGGAGGAAAGTTTGGCCAGGGTGGTTATGCAACCAGCGGAGGACTTCATGGGGTAGGTGCATCTGTTGTAAATGCATTGTCTGAATGGCTAGTTGTCGAAATTAAACGAGATGGAAAGATCTATCGTCAACGCTTTGAGCACGGAGGAAAGCCTGTTACGACATTAGAAAAAGTCGGTACAACAAAGAAAACAGGAACCAAAATCCACTTTAAACCAGACACTTCCATGTTCAGTGTAACGACATTCAATTTTGAGACGTTAACTGAGCGATTGAGAGAAGCAGCCTTCTTGCTCAAAGGGCTGAAAATAGAGTTAGTTGATGAACGTAAAGATAAAGAAGCAACGGAAACTTTCCACTATGAAAATGGAATTCAAGCGTTTGTAGAATATTTAAATGAGGATAAAGAAACGTTAATGCCTGTTTTCTTTTTTAATGGTGAACAAAATGAGATCGACATCGAGTTTGCCTTCCAATTTAATGACGCCTATACCGAAAACGTGTTATCTTTCGTTAACAACGTGCGAACAAAAGACGGTGGAACGCATGAAGCTGGGGCAAAAACAGCGATGACTCGTGCGTTTAATGAGTATGCAAGAAAAGCGAAATTATTGAAAGATCGCGACAAAAATTTAGACGGTTCGGATATTCGGGAAGGATTTACTGCGATTATTTCAGTTCGAGTACCTGAAGAGAAACTCCAATTTGAAGGCCAAACAAAAGGGAAATTAGGAACACCAGATGCCCGATCGGCCGTTGATGCCATTGTTTCAGAAAAGCTCGCTTATTTCTTTGAAGAAAATCCTGATTTAAGTACGATGCTAATTAAAAAATCAATAAAAGCTTCTCAAGCACGTGAAGCGGCACGAAAAGCACGCGAAGAAGCTCGAAGCGGAAAGAAAAGTAAGAAAAAAGACGTTCTCCTTAGCGGGAAATTAACACCTGCTCAATCAAAAAACCCGAGCCGCAATGAACTGTACTTAGTCGAGGGAGATTCTGCAGGAGGTTCTGCTAAACAAGGACGAGACCGTAAATTCCAAGCCATCCTACCACTTCGAGGAAAAGTTATTAACACAGAAAAAGCAAAGTTAGACGACATCATGAAAAATGAAGAAATCCGCACGATTATTCACGCTATTGGAGCTGGAGTCGGCGCTGACTTCTCTATTGAAGATATTAACTATGATAAAGTCGTCATTATGACAGATGCCGATACAGACGGTGCTCATATTCAAGTGCTTTTGTTAACCTTCTTTTATCGCTATATGAAGCCGCTCATTGAAGCAGGAAAAGTGTATATTGCACTTCCACCACTTTACAAAGTAAGCAAAGGGACAGGTAAAAAAGAAGTCCTTGAATATGCTTGGGATGAAAGCGAATTGCAACAAGCGATCAAAAAGATCGGTAAAGGTTATACCATTCAGCGTTACAAAGGTCTTGGTGAGATGAACGCTACTCAGTTGTGGGAAACAACAATGGACCCTGATACACGAACGCTTATTCGAGTAAAGATTGATGATATTGCTCGCGCAGAAAAACGTGTATCGACATTAATGGGAGATAAAGTTGAACCACGCAGAAAGTGGATTGAATCTCATGTTGCATTCGGGTTAGAAGAAGAAACGAATATTCTAGAAAATGAGAATATTATGGTGACGAAGGAGGATTAA
- a CDS encoding SOS response-associated peptidase → MCGRFTLTADPSLLRDEFEIANEFETQYTHRYNIAPSQNILSIINDGHVNRAGYLRWGLIPSWAKDSKIGYKLINARAETLAEKASFKHAYKKRRCMVIADSFYEWKKVHKNKVPMRIKLVNHDVFAMAGLWERWHSQEGNIIYSCTIVTTSPNLFMKDIHDRMPVILTKDAQDVWLNPSIEDPTILNTVLHPFPAHEMEAYEVSTEVNSPKNDSPALITPVV, encoded by the coding sequence ATGTGCGGTCGGTTTACATTAACAGCAGATCCATCTTTATTAAGGGATGAGTTTGAGATTGCAAATGAATTTGAAACTCAATATACACACAGATATAACATCGCGCCTAGTCAAAATATTTTATCAATTATTAATGATGGACATGTTAATCGTGCTGGATATCTCCGCTGGGGTCTAATTCCATCATGGGCAAAAGACTCGAAAATAGGTTATAAACTAATCAATGCTCGTGCAGAAACTTTAGCGGAAAAAGCGAGTTTTAAACATGCTTACAAAAAACGAAGATGCATGGTTATAGCAGATAGCTTTTATGAATGGAAAAAAGTACATAAGAATAAAGTTCCAATGAGGATAAAGCTCGTCAATCATGACGTATTTGCGATGGCCGGGCTTTGGGAGCGGTGGCATTCTCAAGAAGGAAACATAATCTATTCTTGTACAATTGTAACAACAAGTCCAAATTTATTTATGAAAGATATACATGACCGAATGCCTGTCATTTTAACAAAGGATGCTCAAGATGTTTGGCTTAATCCCTCAATCGAAGACCCAACCATTTTAAATACTGTGCTACATCCTTTCCCAGCTCATGAAATGGAAGCGTATGAAGTGTCAACGGAGGTCAACTCACCGAAAAACGATTCTCCAGCATTAATCACTCCAGTAGTTTAA
- the parC gene encoding DNA topoisomerase IV subunit A, whose product MAQTERYLDLPLEEVIGDRFGRYSKYIIQDRALPDVRDGLKPVQRRILYAMYREGNLADKPFRKAAKTVGNVIGNYHPHGDTSVYDAMIRMSQDWKLRNLLVEMHGNNGSIDGDPPAAMRYTEARLSSIASELLRDIDKETVDFISNFDDSQEEPVVLPSKFPNLLVNGSTGISAGYATDIPPHHLGEVIDGTIHLMENPLASLENLMKYIKGPDFPTGGIAQGLDGIKQAYQTGKGKVVLRAKTEIEELKGGRQQIVITEIPYEIIKANLVKKMDELRFDKKVDGMAEVRDETDRTGLRIVVELKKDASAEAILNYLFKNTDLQITYSFNMVAIHNKRPRLLGLKEMLQAYISHQKEVITRRSKYELRKAKERAHIVEGLIKAISILDEVIATIRSSKDKRDAKDNLIERFEFTEPQAEAIVTLQLYRLTNTDITTLQKEADELTKLIKRLEAILNSEAKLIAVIKKDLLQIKETFADERRTVIKKDVEEIKIDLEVLVPAEDVMVTVTKEGYVKRTSLRSYAASNSEPPGMKDEDYVIGFFNTNTVDTLLIFTKLGNYLHLPVHQLPDIRWKDNGQHVANLVTGLDREDEILHSMVIKEFSEEEYLLFITKNGMVKRSQLSLYKAQRFTKPLVAVKLKDDDEVVNVHLTQGSSEVFLGTNQGYGLWFTEKEINIVGQRAAGVKGINLKQDDFVINGHTFTLDVKVFFFVATQRGAVKKIAITEFDKSTRAKRGLVLLRELKNQPHRIVGLEKVVNNEQIILATKNNAKAFVEVAHLRPNDRYSNGSFVLDSTTDGEVNRIWKIVSTEQKNDE is encoded by the coding sequence TTGGCACAAACAGAGCGCTACCTAGACCTACCACTAGAAGAAGTTATTGGCGATCGCTTCGGTCGCTATAGTAAATACATTATCCAAGATCGTGCGCTGCCAGATGTGCGTGATGGTTTAAAACCCGTACAACGGAGAATTTTATATGCGATGTATCGCGAAGGAAACCTAGCAGACAAGCCATTCCGAAAGGCTGCAAAAACAGTCGGAAACGTTATCGGTAACTATCATCCACACGGTGATACGTCAGTGTACGATGCAATGATCCGGATGAGTCAAGACTGGAAGCTTCGAAATCTACTTGTTGAGATGCACGGGAACAATGGTTCAATTGATGGTGATCCACCCGCTGCGATGCGTTATACAGAAGCTAGGTTATCATCAATTGCCTCAGAACTATTACGAGATATTGATAAAGAAACAGTTGATTTTATTTCAAACTTTGACGACTCACAGGAAGAGCCAGTTGTTTTACCATCAAAGTTTCCTAATTTACTCGTAAACGGTTCAACTGGGATTTCTGCTGGTTATGCCACAGACATTCCACCGCATCACCTAGGTGAAGTTATTGATGGCACAATCCATTTGATGGAAAACCCACTAGCTAGCTTAGAGAACTTAATGAAGTATATAAAGGGCCCAGACTTTCCTACAGGAGGTATCGCTCAAGGTCTAGACGGAATAAAACAAGCGTATCAAACAGGTAAAGGAAAGGTCGTACTTCGAGCAAAAACGGAAATAGAAGAGCTAAAAGGCGGACGCCAACAAATTGTCATAACAGAAATTCCATACGAGATCATTAAAGCAAACCTCGTAAAGAAAATGGACGAGCTTCGTTTTGACAAAAAAGTAGACGGAATGGCGGAAGTACGCGATGAAACCGATCGAACAGGACTACGTATCGTCGTGGAATTGAAAAAAGATGCTAGTGCTGAGGCAATTTTAAACTATTTATTTAAAAACACAGACCTACAAATAACGTACAGCTTTAACATGGTTGCCATTCATAATAAACGCCCACGATTACTCGGGCTAAAAGAAATGTTGCAAGCGTATATTAGTCATCAAAAAGAAGTGATTACACGTAGGTCCAAATATGAATTACGGAAAGCAAAGGAAAGAGCTCATATTGTTGAAGGTCTCATAAAGGCGATTTCAATCTTAGACGAAGTGATCGCAACGATCCGTTCTTCAAAAGATAAGAGAGATGCAAAGGATAATCTTATTGAACGCTTTGAATTTACTGAGCCACAGGCAGAAGCAATTGTTACGTTACAACTATATCGTTTAACAAATACAGATATAACAACACTACAAAAGGAAGCAGACGAATTAACTAAATTAATCAAACGATTAGAAGCCATCCTTAATAGTGAAGCAAAACTAATTGCTGTCATAAAAAAAGATTTACTGCAAATCAAAGAAACATTTGCAGATGAACGAAGAACAGTCATTAAAAAAGACGTTGAGGAAATCAAAATCGACCTCGAAGTTCTCGTTCCAGCTGAAGATGTAATGGTTACCGTTACAAAAGAAGGGTATGTCAAACGCACAAGCCTTCGTTCATACGCTGCATCTAATAGCGAACCACCAGGAATGAAGGATGAAGATTATGTGATAGGCTTTTTCAACACGAATACAGTTGATACTCTTCTCATTTTCACAAAGCTAGGAAACTATTTGCATTTACCAGTGCATCAACTCCCAGACATCCGCTGGAAAGATAACGGACAGCATGTCGCCAACCTCGTTACTGGATTAGATCGTGAGGATGAAATACTTCATTCGATGGTCATTAAAGAGTTTAGCGAGGAAGAGTATTTATTATTTATTACGAAGAACGGAATGGTCAAACGAAGTCAGTTGTCCCTTTATAAAGCACAACGCTTTACTAAGCCATTAGTCGCTGTGAAGCTTAAAGATGATGATGAAGTTGTAAATGTACACTTAACACAAGGGTCTTCGGAAGTATTTCTAGGAACAAATCAAGGATACGGTTTATGGTTTACAGAAAAAGAAATTAATATTGTCGGCCAACGTGCAGCAGGGGTTAAAGGAATTAACTTAAAACAAGATGACTTCGTAATAAATGGACATACCTTTACATTGGATGTAAAAGTATTTTTCTTCGTCGCGACTCAACGTGGAGCCGTTAAAAAGATAGCAATTACTGAATTTGATAAATCAACAAGAGCAAAACGCGGACTCGTTTTGTTAAGAGAGTTAAAAAATCAACCACATCGAATTGTCGGTTTAGAAAAAGTAGTAAACAATGAACAAATCATTTTAGCAACAAAAAACAATGCAAAAGCATTTGTTGAAGTTGCTCACCTACGACCGAATGACCGATATAGTAATGGATCGTTTGTTTTAGATAGCACAACCGATGGGGAAGTCAACCGAATATGGAAAATTGTCAGTACTGAACAAAAAAATGATGAGTAG
- a CDS encoding LAGLIDADG family homing endonuclease, protein MPRKPGITDEFIIELYKSEMPYKEMEQLTGLSDRSIRNVLYKHKVKMNREQYSGQPRKHKVNEDFFTVWTHEMAWVLGLFITDGCVHHQLHSITFTQKDENILRLIANYMEADYILAPIGATRKTPTLIINS, encoded by the coding sequence ATGCCAAGAAAGCCTGGTATTACTGATGAATTCATCATAGAACTATACAAAAGTGAAATGCCATATAAAGAAATGGAACAACTTACAGGTCTATCGGATCGATCCATTCGTAATGTTTTATATAAACATAAGGTCAAAATGAATCGTGAACAATACTCAGGCCAACCTCGTAAACATAAAGTGAATGAAGATTTCTTTACCGTTTGGACACATGAGATGGCTTGGGTATTGGGTTTATTTATTACAGATGGTTGTGTACATCATCAATTGCATAGCATAACGTTCACTCAAAAAGATGAAAACATACTTCGGTTAATTGCAAACTATATGGAAGCAGACTACATATTGGCACCGATTGGGGCAACGAGAAAAACACCAACGTTAATCATCAATTCTTAA
- a CDS encoding rRNA methyltransferase, translating to MWKKANGNLIHTTDVSRVKFRTNISKTIIDRLNALANEYDTHANYLIESGLRNVLSHNVITFNKELRPKDRVQYKTTYDEELLTEVKEFAKRHQLFINDVIEYSVEFIDLDNIKDRSYRYRIE from the coding sequence ATGTGGAAAAAAGCAAATGGAAATTTAATACATACTACAGATGTATCAAGGGTTAAATTTAGAACAAATATCAGTAAGACTATAATTGACCGATTAAACGCTTTAGCAAATGAGTATGACACTCATGCCAACTATTTAATAGAAAGCGGCTTACGTAACGTATTGTCTCACAATGTTATCACTTTTAATAAAGAATTAAGACCAAAAGATCGAGTTCAATATAAGACGACTTACGACGAAGAATTATTAACAGAAGTAAAAGAGTTTGCAAAGCGTCACCAATTATTTATTAATGATGTTATTGAATATAGTGTAGAATTCATCGATCTTGATAATATTAAGGATAGAAGTTATAGATATCGAATAGAGTAG
- a CDS encoding DUF2254 domain-containing protein: MSRLQTRLLQLRSNFLFLPSFYSVVAIVLSFFFVQLDYHIFYSTKLGSFVPDVFFTNLSLAQTLLGAISASLLTMTTISFSTIMVVLTTYLSQFSPRTIQNFVNDQHTQRILGVFISGFIFSIVTLLLIRERDGVALFFSPTVAVIYAIVCVGFFVFFIHHVSLWIQVSNLIHQISKNTIGAIHENYQNKDTSHHDAPWDDWESAEIKQREPLFVHVETPGYLQLIDFDPLIKRAKQDDVIIEMRFELGDYVDKFTPFLHIWPLSKKIEANHYLSYFHFGNERATIQDVDFGLTKLVEICLKALSPGINDPNTAVSCINELGKVLTVLGQKNIERCFYNDDKRALRLMLKPQHFREYLYRCFYQILYYAKDDVSVLTAILEALNVVASHNDTDVKKEIKRFSEYIIEGIKEKTFLSLDEQYLHKKLEELALHTETNHTPNHEF, from the coding sequence ATGAGCCGACTCCAAACGAGACTCTTACAACTTAGATCAAACTTTCTCTTTTTACCTAGCTTTTATAGTGTTGTTGCTATCGTCCTTTCATTCTTCTTTGTTCAATTGGACTATCATATTTTTTATTCAACAAAACTTGGGAGCTTTGTTCCTGATGTCTTCTTCACAAATTTAAGCTTAGCCCAAACGTTATTAGGTGCGATTTCGGCTTCATTATTAACAATGACCACTATCTCTTTTTCTACGATTATGGTTGTTTTAACGACTTATCTGTCTCAATTTTCTCCACGGACGATACAAAACTTTGTAAACGATCAGCATACCCAGCGCATCTTAGGTGTGTTCATCAGTGGCTTTATTTTTTCAATCGTAACACTCCTTTTAATACGAGAACGAGATGGAGTTGCTTTATTTTTCTCTCCGACAGTAGCTGTTATATATGCGATTGTTTGTGTAGGTTTTTTTGTGTTTTTTATCCATCACGTTTCGCTTTGGATACAAGTCAGTAATTTAATCCATCAAATTTCTAAGAATACAATTGGAGCCATACATGAAAATTATCAAAATAAGGATACTTCTCATCATGACGCACCGTGGGATGATTGGGAAAGCGCTGAAATTAAGCAAAGAGAACCTTTGTTCGTTCACGTGGAAACTCCAGGATATTTACAGCTTATCGATTTTGATCCACTTATTAAACGAGCAAAACAAGACGATGTTATCATTGAAATGCGGTTTGAACTCGGTGACTACGTCGATAAGTTCACGCCTTTTCTTCACATATGGCCTCTGTCCAAAAAAATAGAAGCTAACCACTATTTATCTTATTTTCACTTTGGAAATGAACGTGCAACTATTCAAGATGTGGATTTTGGTTTAACGAAACTGGTAGAAATTTGTTTAAAGGCGTTATCACCAGGTATCAATGACCCGAATACAGCTGTTTCTTGTATTAATGAACTCGGAAAAGTCTTAACTGTATTAGGTCAAAAAAATATTGAGCGTTGCTTCTACAATGATGATAAGCGAGCTCTTCGATTAATGTTAAAGCCGCAGCATTTTCGAGAATATCTTTATCGCTGTTTTTACCAAATTCTCTATTATGCCAAGGATGATGTATCGGTACTGACAGCCATTCTAGAAGCATTAAACGTTGTTGCTTCCCACAATGATACTGATGTAAAAAAAGAAATAAAACGATTTTCAGAATATATTATCGAAGGCATTAAAGAAAAAACATTTTTGTCTTTAGATGAGCAATATTTACATAAAAAATTAGAGGAACTGGCTCTTCATACCGAAACCAATCATACCCCGAACCACGAGTTTTAA
- a CDS encoding phosphatase PAP2 family protein, with protein sequence MGSHYPYDSFPSGHAQGSATLFGYLAYLINRRSFWIFTILLVFFISLSRLYSVLHWPTDVIVGITLAVIILAVAIPIEKRITKLSSKAHWLLAVTVPIILMIIFPEEEGVKYAGFLLGAGIGFLL encoded by the coding sequence GTGGGGAGCCATTATCCATATGACTCGTTTCCAAGTGGACATGCCCAAGGATCAGCAACACTATTTGGCTATTTAGCTTACTTAATTAATAGACGTTCCTTTTGGATATTTACTATCCTACTTGTGTTCTTTATTTCTTTATCTCGCTTGTACTCAGTTTTACATTGGCCAACAGATGTCATTGTAGGAATCACACTTGCAGTCATCATCTTAGCCGTCGCAATTCCAATCGAAAAAAGAATTACGAAGTTATCTTCCAAGGCTCATTGGCTCCTTGCTGTAACCGTTCCAATCATCCTCATGATCATTTTTCCAGAAGAGGAGGGTGTTAAATATGCTGGATTTTTACTTGGGGCGGGAATTGGTTTTTTACTTTAG
- a CDS encoding type II toxin-antitoxin system SpoIISA family toxin — translation MILLFQIIVWLCLCALIFYVMCSWVWEKRVKEKMNAIRKTWYLIFVIGVFIGWMIDPLSLFNEWKKYLIVAALFILIDAFIFLNSYIKRVGNSELVTETRELLEENDGLMKNHQNKLKTFAHLLKNDTINVYDGGKEAYIIGVEELISQFAEQINVFAQVCKYSTENEKEHLLEHLDEKVNARNKLQRHEIFYSDNEKLALIPLELYEESYVLKLSSTNYLTETDCVLFTSLVSIYDLMSIEGEGDDYEQYERET, via the coding sequence ATGATACTATTATTTCAAATTATTGTTTGGTTATGCCTCTGTGCTCTCATTTTTTATGTTATGTGCTCTTGGGTGTGGGAAAAGAGGGTAAAGGAGAAGATGAATGCCATTCGAAAAACATGGTATTTGATTTTCGTTATTGGTGTTTTTATTGGGTGGATGATTGATCCTTTGTCTCTATTTAACGAGTGGAAGAAATATTTAATTGTAGCTGCATTGTTTATATTAATTGACGCATTTATATTCTTAAATTCGTATATTAAAAGAGTCGGGAATAGTGAATTAGTGACTGAAACGAGAGAACTATTAGAGGAAAATGACGGCTTAATGAAAAATCATCAAAATAAATTAAAAACCTTCGCACATCTATTGAAAAATGATACGATTAACGTTTATGATGGAGGTAAGGAAGCTTATATCATAGGAGTAGAGGAACTCATTTCTCAGTTTGCAGAGCAAATTAATGTTTTTGCCCAAGTTTGTAAATACTCTACTGAAAATGAAAAAGAACATCTTTTAGAGCATTTAGATGAAAAGGTAAACGCAAGAAACAAACTTCAACGACACGAAATTTTTTATAGCGATAATGAAAAACTAGCTCTTATTCCACTAGAATTATATGAAGAGTCATACGTACTTAAATTATCCTCTACTAATTACTTAACAGAAACAGATTGTGTGCTGTTCACATCGTTAGTATCGATATATGATTTAATGTCAATAGAAGGGGAAGGTGATGATTATGAACAATACGAAAGAGAAACCTAA
- a CDS encoding TolB domain-containing protein yields MKVLQVLIVLFLLLPINIHAEAAPSNVKVAFIRDEHLWTKINNKEERISDKIAEYTSSLMWSYDGSMLLYQKKGQSDTQNEIWVYNIQTRQHQLIFSNGYRPKWSPTENIVAFKSDGVLNISDLKSFYNFALGVDDYEWRLDGKGFIVSSSADLRPKGWTNPILYTISITDGYKNLKSLTEHVKELFVIPNQVQKGELTVMAINATSLTYSPNQKWISFIVSPTASLAMDSNMLCVISFDGQNFEAIDEVIQYLDEPKWAYKKNILGYIAGGGRIVFGFKNKDLKVKELPSSTTFNLTPPNYAELGFTWVNNHSLIVSRVQEREWSNDPSERPKPSLYHLNLNGKNQTKITTPPKNYGDYQPKFLTPIQKVTWIRKKETDFIGDLWMADSNGENAEPWIRNVANYSLFPCH; encoded by the coding sequence TTGAAAGTACTACAAGTTCTTATTGTTCTCTTTCTTCTTCTGCCGATAAACATCCATGCTGAAGCAGCCCCTTCAAATGTAAAAGTAGCCTTTATTCGAGATGAGCACCTTTGGACAAAAATAAATAATAAAGAAGAAAGGATTTCAGATAAAATAGCCGAATACACTTCCTCTCTAATGTGGTCCTACGATGGAAGTATGCTACTTTATCAAAAAAAGGGGCAAAGTGATACACAAAATGAAATTTGGGTATATAACATTCAAACGAGACAACATCAGCTAATATTTTCTAATGGATATCGACCGAAATGGTCTCCTACTGAAAATATTGTTGCTTTCAAAAGCGATGGGGTTCTGAATATATCAGATTTAAAGAGCTTTTATAATTTCGCATTAGGGGTAGATGATTACGAATGGCGGCTAGATGGGAAAGGGTTTATCGTCTCTTCTAGTGCTGACCTTCGTCCTAAGGGTTGGACTAATCCAATCCTTTATACGATATCAATAACAGATGGATATAAAAATTTAAAAAGCTTGACTGAACATGTAAAGGAATTATTCGTAATACCGAACCAAGTACAAAAAGGCGAACTAACTGTAATGGCTATTAATGCTACTTCGCTAACGTATTCCCCTAATCAAAAATGGATCTCCTTTATTGTATCGCCCACAGCTTCACTAGCGATGGATAGCAATATGCTTTGTGTCATTTCTTTCGATGGTCAAAACTTTGAAGCGATCGATGAAGTTATTCAATATTTGGACGAGCCTAAATGGGCCTATAAGAAAAATATATTAGGATATATTGCAGGAGGTGGGAGAATAGTATTTGGCTTTAAAAATAAAGACTTAAAAGTAAAAGAACTTCCCTCTTCTACGACTTTTAACCTTACCCCACCAAACTATGCAGAGCTTGGGTTTACGTGGGTAAATAATCACTCCCTCATTGTGTCAAGAGTACAAGAACGTGAGTGGTCGAATGATCCTAGCGAAAGACCTAAACCGTCTTTATATCATTTAAATTTAAATGGGAAAAATCAAACAAAAATAACCACACCACCAAAGAATTACGGTGATTATCAACCGAAGTTCTTAACTCCTATTCAAAAAGTAACTTGGATACGAAAAAAAGAAACCGATTTTATCGGTGATTTGTGGATGGCTGACTCAAACGGCGAAAATGCCGAACCGTGGATACGAAACGTGGCGAATTATTCCCTTTTCCCATGTCATTAA
- a CDS encoding type II toxin-antitoxin system SpoIISB family antitoxin produces MIMNNTKEKPKVIKVRKKRSRVGLPKYEVSPRTKEVLKRNEKMIEEYKEKRA; encoded by the coding sequence ATGATTATGAACAATACGAAAGAGAAACCTAAAGTGATAAAAGTAAGAAAAAAACGTTCACGTGTAGGGTTACCTAAGTATGAAGTGAGTCCCCGGACTAAAGAAGTTTTAAAGCGTAATGAAAAGATGATAGAGGAGTATAAAGAAAAAAGAGCTTGA
- a CDS encoding CoA-binding protein, which translates to MAIENPSRTEIGEILKRSKRIAVVGLSTNPERTSYMVSEAMQNAGYEIIPVNPAAVGEEILGVKTVGNLKDIEGSVDIVNVFRRSEHLLEVAKEAIEIKPDVYWAQLGLQNEEAYELLKENGITTIMDRCIKVEHALTK; encoded by the coding sequence ATGGCGATTGAAAACCCTAGCCGCACTGAAATAGGAGAAATTTTAAAACGGAGTAAGCGTATTGCAGTCGTTGGTCTATCGACAAATCCAGAAAGAACCTCTTACATGGTTTCAGAAGCAATGCAAAATGCAGGCTATGAAATCATCCCAGTAAATCCAGCGGCAGTCGGGGAAGAAATTCTCGGAGTAAAAACCGTTGGAAATTTAAAGGACATTGAAGGTAGTGTTGACATTGTTAATGTGTTTAGAAGAAGCGAGCATTTGCTTGAGGTAGCGAAAGAAGCTATTGAAATTAAACCTGATGTATACTGGGCTCAACTCGGACTTCAAAACGAAGAAGCCTATGAACTGTTAAAGGAAAACGGCATTACAACCATTATGGATCGCTGTATTAAAGTGGAACATGCATTAACGAAATAG